The proteins below are encoded in one region of Scylla paramamosain isolate STU-SP2022 chromosome 8, ASM3559412v1, whole genome shotgun sequence:
- the LOC135102959 gene encoding galactoside alpha-(1,2)-fucosyltransferase 1-like, whose amino-acid sequence MASRLIRLFAFLLGSALIWKMHFEPYLQLLPQNSYDNTRTGLKNDNPDYYQNKLTQEGILSQNGNSIVIPASQKRPRPLLIPISTGGEKCLPFFRDLRVMAVPEEDCEQPHVLMNDGGRLGNKLCQYASIYLLRYFYGVRVSIPKNMHDYLSTIFKNITLSAQNTCFTNQTESLKYDTLYMKLYTTAAQARARAVDNNIKEQLLNASYYVFDNPAPRSILMAHRDLIRSLLTFRDEIVNKAIENIDQALSSFNATYRQRNFPVVTVHVRRTDYTGYIKRNYNLTQLDELYFERAFEFYKERLPRPVFLVLSDDREWCRRKLQAKDVIVIARASPTVDMAVMSLGDHHITSYGTYSFSGALLGHGHITHPIGHNTKYDIFDCLESHFFHRISRDKTYKVNNSEVVLPQRL is encoded by the exons ATGGCATCAAGACTTATTAGACTTTTTGCTTTCTTACTAGGATCAGCATTGATATGGAAAATGCATTTTGAACCTTACCTTCAGTTACTACCACAAAATAGTTACGACAACACAAGAACTGGCTTAAAAAATGATAACCCTGACTACTATCAAAACAAACTTACTCAGGAAGGCATCCTTTCCCAAAATGGAAATTCCATCGTTATTCCTGCGTCACAGAAACGCCCTCGACCGTTGCTTATTCCAATCAGTACGGGTGGAGAAAAGTGTTTGCCTTTCTTCAGAGACTTGCGTGTTATGGCCGTCCCTGAGGAAG ATTGTGAACAGCCTCACGTCCTAATGAACGATGGAGGACGCCTGGGAAATAAGTTGTGCCAGTACGCCAGCATCTATCTTCTACGTTACTTTTACGGCGTCAGG GTGTCTATACCAAAAAATATGCACGATTATCTCAGTACAATATTTAAAAACATAACTCTGTCTGCACAAAACACATGCTTCACCAATCAAACAGAGAGTTTAAAGTATGATACGTTGTACATGAAGCTTTACACGACCGCCGCCCAAGCCAGGGCCAGAGCCGTAGACAACAACATTAAGGAACAGCTACTCAACGCCTCCTACTACGTCTTTGACAACCCTGCGCCGCGATCCATCCTGATGGCCCACAGAGATCTGATACGCTCCCTCCTCACGTTCCGGGATGAGATTGTCAACAAGGCCATAGAAAACATCGACCAGGCCCTCAGCTCATTCAACGCTACCTACCGCCAACGAAACTTCCCGGTCGTCACTGTCCACGTTCGCCGAACAGACTACACAGGATACATCAAAAGAAATTATAACCTGACGCAACTTGACGAGCTGTACTTCGAAAGAGCATTCGAATTCTACAAGGAAAG GTTGCCGCGACCCGTGTTCCTGGTGCTGAGTGACGACCGCGAGTGGTGCAGGCGAAAGCTGCAGGCCAAGGACGTGATAGTCATTG CCAGAGCATCCCCGACCGTGGACATGGCAGTGATGAGTCTCGGGGACCACCACATCACCAGCTATGGCACCTACAGCTTCAGCGGCGCCTTGCTGGGCCACGGACACATCACGCATCCTATCGGACATAACACCAAGTACGATATCTTTGACTGTTTGGAGTCGCATTTCTTTCACCGCATTTCCAGGGACAAGACTTATAAAGTAAACAATTCAGAGGTGGTGCTACCGCAGAGGCTTTAG
- the LOC135102958 gene encoding monocarboxylate transporter 5-like has translation MGGKQSKKLVSNRPPPRAPMTGPAPVRMMPKSKKKMIPPDGGWGWMVVLGACISLFFFPSVTIAYGVMFKSHLEAMGAGATEFTIIGNGLSTIWSFAAVFMAPLAELFGARSLTVLGGLLGFLTLVLLAFSTSVISFTLVYSILGGISSPLCAFFGVVLIPKYFDKRKGLANGFVVSASALGKIVMAPLVRLLLEQYGYRWACLMVGALCLHTCISGMLYQPAEWHLIPDPNDSEENELQWRPPSTRTAANEAEPREVATSKRTTGAAARRVNVDEEEDDNVIFVMPTTPQMPQPCSRDDEVVLFSRSTSETHNKGDKVDLKLNIIRMDSAASLYGSLPMLTPVEEKKIDDDDDEENSSCCSDFFLFKVFRLLDYGLLREPYFHLIAWPNSFAIASYVNLMYALPGYILSLGFSHYQSAFAISVFSIMEVVFRLGIAFLSDFSWFPNEVVFTFGFVLATVSVGFLTMIPSYEWIVTCVAVKGVAMSMIQVNSIHVIVKYLGADRYAQVIGFSFLFNGVIMVVVGITAGLLRDYFGSYAVSFYWITVVFAVSASVWISWHCYKTFESKYRKIPAHTT, from the exons atgggagggaAGCAAAGCAAGAAGCTCGTGTCCAACAGGCCACCTCCCAGAGCGCCGATGACAGGCCCGGCGCCCGTCAGGATGATGCccaagagcaagaaaaagatGATTCCTCCTGACGGAGGCTGGGGGTGGATGGTGGTGCTTGGTGCCTGCATCAGTCTG tttttcttcccctctgtGACGATCGCCTACGGAGTCATGTTCAAGAGCCACCTGGAGGCGATGGGTGCCGGGGCCACAGAGTTCACCATCATCGGCAATGGCCTCAGCACCATCTGGAGTTTTGCAG cgGTATTCATGGCGCCCCTGGCTGAGCTGTTCGGGGCTCGCTCTCTCACGGTACTAGGAGGCCTGTTGGGCTTCCTTACCCTTGTCCTGCTCGCCTTTTCAACAAGTGTCATTTCTTTTACTCTCGTGTATTCCATCCTCGGGG GGATCTCGAGTCCTCTCTGCGCCTTCTTCGGGGTTGTCCTCATACCCAAGTACTTTGACAAGAGGAAGGGACTGGCTAACGGATTCGTAGTCTCGGCATCTGCTTTGG gAAAGATCGTGATGGCTCCGTTGGTCCGCCTGCTGCTGGAACAGTACGGGTACAGATGGGCGTGCCTGATGGTTGGCGCGCTCTGCCTTCACACCTGCATCTCTGGGATGCTCTACCAGCCAGCAGAATGGCATTTG ATTCCAGATCCAAATGACTCGGAAGAAAATGAACTGCAGTGGAGGCCGCCAAGCACCAGGACGGCGGCCAATGAAGCGGAGCCTCGTGAGGTTGCGACCAGCAAACGCACAACTGGTGCAGCCGCCAGACGGGTCAAtgttgatgaggaggaagatgacaacGTAATCTTCGTAATGCCAACGACACCTCAGATGCCCCAGCCATGCAGCAGGGACGACGAGGTGGTGCTCTTCTCCAGGAGTACGTCGGAGACACATAACAAAGGAGACAAAGTAGACTTGAAACTCAACATCATCAGGATGGACTCTGCTGCGTCGTTGTATGGCTCCCTCCCGATGCTGACTCCCgttgaggagaaaaaaattgacgacgatgacgatgagGAGAATAGCTCTTGCTGCTCTGATTTCTTCTTATTCAAG GTGTTCCGTCTGCTTGATTATGGGTTGCTGCGGGAGCCTTACTTCCACCTAATCGCGTGGCCCAACAGTTTCGCCATCGCCTCCTACGTCAACCTCATGTACGCCCTTCCCGGCTACATCCTCAGCCTCGGCTTTTCCCACTACCAGAGTGCCTTTGCCATCTCCGTCTTCAGCATCATGGAG GTGGTGTTCCGTCTGGGCATCGCTTTCCTCTCCGACTTCTCTTGGTTCCCCAACGAGGTGGTGTTCACGTTTGGCTTCGTCCTCGCCACCGTCAGCGTCGGAT TTCTGACGATGATACCCAGCTATGAGTGGATCGTGACCTGCGTGGCGGTGAAGGGCGTGGCTATGAGCATGATCCAAGTTAACTCCATTCACGTCATTGTTAAGTACCTGGGAGCCGACAGGTATGCGCAAGTTATCGGCTTCTCTTTCCTGTTTAACGGTGTCATCATGGTGGTGGTCGGCATTACTGCAG GGTTGCTTCGGGACTACTTCGGCAGCTACGCTGTCTCCTTCTACTGGATCACTGTCGTCTTCGCCGTCTCTGCCTCGGTCTGGATCTCCTGGCACTGCTACAAGACCTTCGAAAGCAAATACAGGAAAATACCAGCCCACACCACGTAA
- the LOC135102955 gene encoding ATP-dependent RNA helicase DDX55-like, translating into MDTSWDNLPLKLVDPVKHTIQDLDFKNMTPVQAACIPLLLSHKDVAAEAVTGSGKTLAFMIPIIQILVQREEPLKKHDVGALIISPTRELATQIYEVLQSFLAHLPQFSSLLTVGGSQVGDDLQSFKTRGSHILVATPGRLQDLLARNSANGPSLAGGVKALEVLILDEADRLLDLGFFNTLSTIFAYLPKQRRTGLFSATQTSDVISLIRAGLRNPVKVKVKEKEATGDERTPVSLLNYYMVCEEDKKFSTLVTLLKEREKEKTMVFFATCACVEYFTVILRDLFKKSQVLSIHGKMKDKRFKIFDRFRSQDSGILLCTDVMCRGVDIPSVDWVIQFDPPSTASSFVHRCGRTARIGNEGSALVMLLPCETDYVNFIKINQKVSLNPMECPASVPDLQQKIRKLQLRDRLVMDKANRAFVSFVQSYAKHECSVILSLKNLNFGKMATSFGLLKMPRMPELRGITITDFVPVKMDFNTIAYQDKQKEKSRLQKLDTYKETGSWPGMKLHKPKQESWSQTKEKKAKKKKKNEKKRKGHQFTQEDLDDLEEDFRMIKKLKKGKIKNKDFDKHFGCEVDEVEETENQET; encoded by the coding sequence ATGGATACCTCGTGGGACAACCTTCCACTGAAACTTGTGGATCCGGTGAAGCATACTATCCAAGATTTGGATTTCAAAAATATGACACCAGTCCAAGCTGCATGCATCCCTTTACTTCTTAGTCATAAGGATGTGGCAGCTGAGGCTGTGACAGGAAGTGGGAAAACCTTAGCTTTTATGATTCCCATCATTCAGATTTTAGTTCAGAGAGAAGAACCACTGAAAAAGCATGATGTAGGTGCTCTTATTATTTCCCCTACACGTGAATTAGCAACACAAATTTATGAAGTTTTGCAGAGCTTTCTGGCACATTTGCCCCAGTTTAGTTCTCTGCTAACTGTTGGAGGATCTCAGGTTGGGGATGACCTTCAAAGTTTCAAGACCAGAGGTAGCCACATACTTGTAGCAACTCCAGGCCGCCTACAGGACCTTCTGGCACGTAATTCAGCAAATGGCCCCAGTCTGGCTGGTGGGGTGAAAGCACTTGAGGTTCTCATCCTTGATGAAGCTGATAGGCTTCTTGACCTTGGGTTCTTCAACACACTTAGTACCATTTTTGCTTATCTTCCTAAGCAGAGGAGGACAGGACTGTTTTCTGCCACCCAGACCTCAGATGTGATAAGCCTGATTCGTGCAGGTCTCAGGAATCCTGTCAAGgtcaaagtgaaggagaaggaggctaCAGGTGATGAGAGGACTCCTGTGTCATTGCTGAACTACTATATGGTGtgtgaggaggacaagaaatTCAGTACACTGGTAACTCTtcttaaagaaagagaaaaagagaaaaccatgGTCTTTTTTGCTACTTGTGCATGTGTGGAATACTTCACAGTTATTCTGAGAGACCTTTTTAAGAAGTCACAGGTACTGAGTATACatgggaaaatgaaagacaagagATTCAAGATATTTGATAGGTTTAGATCACAAGATTCTGGAATTTTGTTATGCACTGATGTCATGTGTCGAGGAGTAGACATCCCGAGTGTTGATTGGGTGATACAGTTTGATCCTCCATCCACAGCCTCATCCTTTGTTCACCGATGTGGCCGGACAGCAAGGATAGGAAATGAGGGCTCAGCCTTAGTGATGCTGTTGCCATGTGAGACTGATTATGTAAACTTTATAAAGATAAATCAGAAAGTGAGCTTGAATCCCATGGAGTGTCCAGCTTCCGTACCTGACTTGCAGCAGAAGATAAGAAAGTTGCAGTTGCGGGACCGACTTGTAATGGACAAAGCTAACAGAGCATTTGTGTCATTCGTCCAGTCTTACGCAAAGCACGAGTGTAGTGTTATCCTCAGCCTTAAGAATTTAAACTTTGGTAAGATGGCAACTAGTTTTGGGCTGCTGAAAATGCCTAGAATGCCAGAATTGAGAGGTATTACTATTACTGATTTTGTTCCCGTGAAGATGGATTTTAATACCATTGCTTAccaagataaacaaaaagagaaaagtagacTGCAAAAGCTAGATACATACAAGGAAACTGGGTCATGGCCAGGGATGAAGCTTCACAAACCCAAGCAAGAGTCCTGGTCTCAGACTAAggagaagaaagcaaagaagaagaaaaagaatgagaaaaagagaaaaggacatcAATTTACGCAGGAAGATCTGGATGATTTGGAGGAGGATTTCAGAATGAttaaaaaactgaagaaaggcaaaataaagaacaaagactTTGACAAACACTTTGGCTGTGAAGTTGATGAGGTAGAAGAAACTGAAAATCAGGAAACATAG